A single region of the Vanessa tameamea isolate UH-Manoa-2023 chromosome 18, ilVanTame1 primary haplotype, whole genome shotgun sequence genome encodes:
- the LOC135193780 gene encoding uncharacterized protein LOC135193780, whose amino-acid sequence MNHDYKNELKYNLYNDIQTLPNDVETRLTSTEKVYKDKTTYCRPVLSYYNEQFIYKTMERNARLKRLVKNLAVARQREKETVSWNNFINELKNKHALKSDETKLRLVVKESEEYITPEIFNDYYKTKFSRVQSRPCKHFLHEFYGTYDESESNCTYCRQLNERQLRQSQANKYSPRDRDSYCYPTSSRGRLILMDKERRKKQSINNWPSHLHDKYLSQRSRVVNSRLEKAVDTEMYKDIPNYNRIFCHSRATSFDKMISVEADIKFYPDFVKSKYNDKATYKTDPMPSALEDNIDTDINDEILPGHSNNLKKLSLINIDNKLENLIKSINKFIDEINKNKQKRKRNEDYKNIQYKYAQPTNDEGEINLTEKDSIPKHVSKDTNKCIICKTAGISEHQLNWSLKNYRQSYKVNKIIQEGAATSKSIKNTKSIQFSSILKSKSSSVQFTFEIPTKDCSTEVTKSLSKHKTCSENGDAIIEEICGPEHDFPHQRMTIAVNTDPLSFLSLLRISTDTFKSFLSYVPNVDCYSYLSLLQFPQSTRNIESHYVCNICGADFNKPSKLSDHIRGHDLGQTKDCCVCRHVLDKVKKTPGLFRCRYCGQPFVRAYCCELHQQTCARRFGLHHDVTSSLMLLR is encoded by the exons ATGAACCATGATTATAAAAACGAgttgaaatacaatttatacaatgATATTCAAACTTTACCAAATGACGTCGAAACGAGATTGACATCGACGGAAAAAGTGTACAAAGATAAGACAACGTACTGTCGTCCAGTACTCAGTTATTATAatgaacaatttatatataaaacgatgGAAAGGAATGCTAGACTGAAACGATTAGTTAAAAATCTCGCAGTTGCGAGACAGAGAGAAAAAGAAACTGTTAGCtggaataactttataaatgaattaaaaaacaaacatgctTTAAAAAGTGATGAAACAAAACTCAGGCTCGTAGTTAAAGAGTCTGAAGAGTATATCACTCCTGAAATtttcaatgattattataaaacgaagtTTTCTCGTGTTCAGTCTAGACCGTGTAAGCATTTTTTACATGAATTTTACGGAACATACGATGAATCTGAATCTAATTGTACATACTGCCGACAGTTAAACGAAAGGCAATTAAGACAATCTCAAGCTAATAAGTACTCCCCGCGTGATAGGGATTCATATTGCTATCCTACTTCTTCTCGAGGGAGACTGATATTGATGGATAAGGAAAGACGAAAAAAGCAATCAATAAACAATTGGCCTAGTCATTTACACGATAAATATTTGTCCCAAAGAAGTAGAGTAGTTAATAGTCGACTCGAAAAAGCTGTCGACACTGAAATGTATAAAGACATTCCcaattataatagaatattttgcCACAGTCGAGCCACTAGTTTTGATAAAATGATTTCAGTTGAAGCAGACATAAAGTTTTATCCTGATTTCGTTAAAAGTAAATACAACGACAAAGCTACCTATAAAACAGACCCTATGCCGAGTGCCCTAGAAGATAATATTGACACAGATATAAATGATGAAATATTACCTGGACACTCTAATAATCTGaagaaattatcattaataaacatAGATAATAAACTTGAAAATCTTATCAAgtcaataaataagtttatcgatgaaattaataagaataaacaaAAGAGAAAAAGAAACGaggattacaaaaatatacaatacaaatacgCGCAACCGACAAACGACGAaggtgaaataaatttaacggaAAAAGATTCAATTCCCAAACACGTATCAAAAGAcactaataaatgtattatatgtaaaacaGCTGGTATTTCTGAACATCAATTAAATTGGTCTCTCAAAAACTATAGACAATcctacaaagtaaataaaatcattcaagaAGGTGCAGCAACatctaaaagtataaaaaatactaaaagtatACAATTTAGTAGCATATTGAAAAGTAAATCATCCTCTGTACAATTTACTTTTGAAATTCCAACTAAAGATTGTTCAACTGAAGTTACTAAGTCACtttcaaaacataaaacatgTTCTGAAAATGGAGACGCTATTATAGAAGAAATCTGTGGACCAGAGCACGATTTTCCTCATCAACGAATGACGATTGCCGTAAACACTGATCCTTTAAGCTTTTTAAGCCTGCTGAGGATTTCAACAGATACTTTCAAGAGTTTCTTGTCTTACGTGCCGAACGTCGACTGTTATTCATATTTGTCACTCCTCCAATTCCCTCAGTCAACGAGGAATATAGAGTCACATTACGTTTGTAATATTTGCGGCGCGGATTTCAATAAGCCATCTAAATTAAGTGATCACATCCGAGGACATGATCTCGGTCAAACGAA GGACTGTTGCGTTTGTCGTCACGTTTTGGACAAAGTGAAGAAGACTCCTGGACTATTCCGATGCCGGTACTGCGGGCAGCCATTCGTTCGAGCCTATTGCTGTGAGCTGCATCAGCAAACGTGCGCTAGAAGATTTGGACTACACCACGATGTTACCTCTAGCCTAATGTTGCTGAGATAG